In Prescottella soli, a genomic segment contains:
- a CDS encoding NAD-glutamate dehydrogenase domain-containing protein, producing MNTVSTQTDPMPNPSEIDDALARVFRSWDERVLADADPATRERLARFVSGLPAGYKQDITPERARIDLDILTGLVDGGVGVRIVPDVTARGTHRLSLYVGGRPASLGDLMPLLQSLGVEVLDERPYALVSPADLPCWVYEFTVRYPIAPEDGFDDFARRFGAAVEALWVGAAEADRLGELVARAGLQWRDVTVLRAYAEFLRQGGLPYSSAYVADVMCRYPLIAAGLVECFTARFDPSVAPGDGGETAATRVSASIEQVSGLDEDRIFRALLSAVRNTVRTNHFVTPARDSLALKLDSRSIGELPEPRPRHEIFVYSPTVAGVHMRFGSVARGGLRWSDRREDFRTEVLGLVKAQAVKNAVIVPVGAKGGFVLRRPPAPTGNAESDRAALRDAGVAGYRTFISGLLDLTDNIDRRTGAVVPAPGIVRHDGDDTYLVVAADKGTASFSDIANAVAAEYDFWLGDAFASGGSVGYDHKAMGITARGAWESVKRRFRELGVDCQREDFTAVGIGDMSGDVFGNGMLCSKHIRLVAAFDHRHVFLDPEPDPERSYAERERLFALPRSSWADYDRSLIGPGGGVWERGAKSVPISDAVRRVLGLDADVTEMTPPELIRAILGAPVDLLWNGGIGTYVKSSTESHADAGDKANDGVRVDGCDLRARVVGEGGNLGFTQAARIEFARTGGRVGTDALDNSAGVDCSDHEVNIKILLDDLVGAGSVDAEVRSHLLAEMTDEVSALVLANNVSQNELIGTAIAAAPSMLEVHGRQIAALEAAGALDRRLEVLPDRKAIAALGRSGAGLSAPELATLMAHVKLELKGALLAGELVDHDVFLPILREYFPQPLRRDHVDAIDRHPLRREIVATALTNGVVDRGSISYVFRLAEEAGATPDDAVRAFSVVSEVFGLPDLWSKIAAADVPSAVADELVSVTRRLLDRASRWMLHRRPQPLAVGAEIARFRDRIEDASAHLEEWLVGADRTNLRDRTRAVAERGAPEDLVQDVELALDRFGLLDVVEIAELAECDTAVAGELYFHLCERVGLVPLLNGVSELPKEGRWDALARLALRDELYDSVRALTLDVLAQALPGDDAERMITDWQERNESRLRRAREALAEIAASGRRDLAALSVASRQLRRMVG from the coding sequence ATGAACACCGTCTCCACCCAGACCGATCCGATGCCGAACCCCAGCGAGATCGACGACGCTCTCGCCCGAGTCTTCCGCAGTTGGGACGAGCGCGTGCTCGCCGATGCGGACCCCGCGACGCGTGAGCGTCTCGCACGATTCGTCTCCGGCCTCCCCGCCGGGTACAAGCAGGACATCACCCCCGAGCGTGCCCGCATCGACCTCGACATCCTGACGGGGCTCGTCGACGGGGGCGTCGGCGTCCGGATCGTCCCCGACGTGACGGCCCGCGGCACCCACCGTCTGTCCCTGTACGTGGGCGGGCGACCCGCGTCGCTCGGGGATCTCATGCCGCTGCTGCAGAGCCTGGGAGTCGAGGTCCTCGACGAACGTCCCTACGCGTTGGTCTCCCCGGCGGACCTGCCGTGCTGGGTGTACGAGTTCACCGTCCGGTACCCGATCGCCCCGGAGGACGGGTTCGACGACTTCGCGCGCCGCTTCGGCGCGGCGGTCGAGGCGCTGTGGGTGGGTGCCGCCGAGGCGGACCGACTGGGCGAGCTGGTGGCCCGGGCGGGGCTGCAGTGGCGCGACGTCACAGTGTTGCGCGCGTACGCCGAGTTCCTGCGGCAGGGTGGATTGCCCTACAGCAGTGCGTATGTCGCCGATGTGATGTGCCGCTACCCGCTGATCGCGGCCGGCCTCGTCGAGTGCTTCACGGCGCGATTCGATCCGTCCGTGGCGCCGGGCGACGGCGGCGAGACGGCGGCCACGAGGGTGTCGGCGTCGATCGAGCAGGTGTCCGGACTCGACGAGGACCGGATCTTCCGTGCCCTCCTCAGCGCCGTCCGCAACACCGTGCGCACGAACCACTTCGTCACCCCCGCACGCGATTCCCTTGCGCTGAAACTCGATTCGCGCAGCATCGGCGAGCTGCCCGAGCCCCGCCCGCGGCACGAGATCTTCGTGTACTCGCCGACCGTCGCGGGTGTGCACATGCGGTTCGGCTCGGTGGCCCGTGGCGGGCTGCGCTGGTCGGATCGCCGGGAGGACTTCCGCACCGAGGTGCTGGGCCTGGTCAAGGCCCAGGCGGTCAAGAACGCGGTGATCGTGCCGGTCGGTGCCAAGGGCGGCTTCGTGCTGCGCCGTCCGCCCGCGCCGACCGGAAATGCCGAGTCCGACCGCGCGGCCCTGCGGGACGCGGGTGTCGCCGGCTACCGCACGTTCATCAGCGGACTGCTCGACCTCACGGACAACATCGACCGGCGCACCGGCGCGGTCGTCCCGGCGCCGGGCATCGTCCGCCACGACGGCGACGACACCTACCTCGTGGTGGCCGCCGACAAGGGCACCGCCTCGTTCTCCGACATCGCGAACGCGGTCGCGGCCGAGTACGACTTCTGGCTGGGCGACGCCTTCGCGTCCGGCGGTTCGGTGGGGTACGACCACAAGGCGATGGGCATCACTGCGCGCGGCGCGTGGGAGAGCGTGAAGCGGCGCTTCCGCGAGCTGGGGGTCGACTGCCAGCGAGAGGACTTCACGGCGGTCGGCATCGGCGACATGAGCGGCGACGTCTTCGGCAACGGAATGCTGTGCAGCAAGCACATTCGACTGGTCGCGGCCTTCGACCACCGGCACGTCTTCCTCGATCCGGAGCCCGATCCCGAACGGTCCTACGCGGAGCGGGAGCGGCTGTTCGCGCTGCCGCGATCCTCGTGGGCCGACTACGACCGGTCGCTCATCGGACCCGGCGGCGGCGTGTGGGAACGCGGCGCGAAGTCCGTCCCGATCAGCGATGCGGTCCGCCGCGTCCTCGGTCTCGACGCGGACGTCACGGAAATGACACCGCCCGAACTGATCCGGGCGATCCTCGGCGCACCGGTGGATCTGCTGTGGAACGGCGGCATCGGCACCTACGTCAAGTCCTCGACCGAGTCGCACGCCGACGCCGGGGACAAGGCGAACGACGGTGTGCGCGTGGACGGATGCGACCTGCGCGCGCGGGTCGTCGGCGAGGGCGGCAACCTCGGCTTCACGCAGGCGGCACGGATCGAGTTCGCCCGCACGGGAGGCCGAGTGGGCACCGACGCGCTCGACAACTCGGCCGGTGTGGACTGCTCCGACCACGAGGTCAACATCAAGATCCTGCTCGACGATCTGGTCGGCGCCGGCAGCGTCGATGCCGAGGTGCGGTCGCACCTGCTGGCCGAGATGACCGACGAGGTCTCCGCACTGGTGTTGGCGAACAACGTCTCCCAGAACGAGTTGATCGGCACGGCGATCGCCGCCGCACCCTCGATGCTGGAGGTACACGGACGCCAGATCGCAGCGCTCGAGGCGGCCGGAGCGTTGGACCGACGGCTCGAGGTGCTGCCCGATCGCAAGGCGATCGCGGCGCTGGGCCGGTCCGGGGCGGGGCTGTCGGCGCCGGAACTGGCGACGCTGATGGCGCACGTGAAGCTCGAGCTCAAGGGCGCTCTGCTGGCCGGCGAGCTCGTCGACCACGACGTGTTCCTGCCGATCCTGCGCGAGTACTTCCCGCAGCCCCTGCGGCGCGATCACGTCGACGCCATCGACCGGCATCCGTTGCGTCGCGAGATCGTCGCGACGGCGTTGACCAACGGAGTCGTCGACCGTGGCAGCATCAGCTACGTCTTCCGCCTTGCAGAGGAGGCGGGCGCCACTCCTGATGACGCCGTCCGGGCGTTCAGTGTGGTCAGCGAGGTGTTCGGGCTCCCCGACCTGTGGTCGAAGATCGCGGCAGCCGATGTTCCGAGCGCGGTCGCCGACGAACTGGTCTCGGTGACGCGGCGGTTGCTCGACCGGGCGTCGCGTTGGATGCTGCACCGTCGGCCGCAGCCGCTCGCGGTGGGAGCGGAGATCGCGCGGTTCCGGGACCGGATCGAGGACGCGTCCGCGCACCTCGAGGAGTGGCTGGTGGGCGCCGACCGCACCAACCTCCGGGACCGCACGCGCGCGGTCGCGGAGCGGGGCGCACCCGAGGACCTGGTTCAGGACGTCGAACTGGCGCTCGATCGGTTCGGTCTGCTCGACGTCGTCGAGATCGCGGAGTTGGCCGAGTGCGACACGGCCGTCGCCGGTGAGCTCTACTTCCACCTGTGCGAGCGGGTGGGACTCGTCCCGCTGCTCAACGGGGTCTCCGAGCTGCCCAAGGAGGGTCGCTGGGATGCGCTCGCGCGCCTGGCTCTGCGCGACGAGCTGTACGACAGCGTGCGCGCCCTCACCCTGGACGTCCTCGCGCAGGCGCTGCCCGGTGACGACGCCGAACGGATGATCACGGATTGGCAGGAGCGCAACGAGTCCCGTCTCCGCAGGGCTCGCGAGGCGCTCGCGGAGATCGCCGCGTCCGGCCGACGGGACCTGGCGGCGCTGTCTGTCGCGTCCCGCCAACTGCGGCGGATGGTCGGTTGA
- a CDS encoding HalD/BesD family halogenase — MHAYRTDDTHNVYFEEIPEDAAADDPRGMLQHSAKLTIAWDEIAEESALRTVYNWDPLTDFIGQALEMPSFYRYDDALGACSVALFEQGDELGWHFDRSHFAVTLMLQPTDEGGEYEYFHMLRSPGSENHEEVAARLNGSRSGVITLQNEPGTLSFFRGRYSMHRVTPVAGEKTRVNAVLAYSEKPDDKMNSITQKLFYGRTT; from the coding sequence GTGCACGCCTACCGGACCGACGACACACACAATGTGTACTTCGAGGAGATCCCCGAGGACGCAGCGGCGGACGACCCGCGAGGAATGCTCCAGCACTCCGCGAAACTCACGATCGCGTGGGACGAGATCGCCGAGGAATCCGCCCTGCGAACGGTCTACAACTGGGATCCGCTGACCGATTTCATCGGACAGGCGTTGGAAATGCCCAGCTTCTACCGCTACGACGATGCGCTGGGTGCGTGCTCTGTGGCCCTGTTCGAGCAGGGCGACGAACTGGGCTGGCATTTCGACCGATCCCACTTCGCGGTGACCCTGATGCTCCAGCCCACCGACGAGGGCGGGGAGTACGAGTACTTCCACATGCTCCGATCCCCCGGGTCGGAGAACCACGAGGAGGTGGCGGCGCGGCTGAACGGGTCTCGATCCGGCGTGATCACCTTGCAGAACGAACCGGGCACCCTCAGCTTCTTCCGCGGTCGGTACTCCATGCACCGCGTCACCCCGGTGGCCGGCGAGAAGACCCGCGTCAATGCCGTCCTCGCCTACTCCGAAAAGCCCGACGACAAGATGAACAGCATCACCCAGAAGCTCTTCTACGGACGCACGACGTAG
- a CDS encoding aromatic amino acid ammonia-lyase → MHDTNAGQNLTGKDLTALAANSMSPFELDAASLDLMERSWKTATSAAGRRQVYGRTTGVGANREVQIDQALEQDLRLLRSHATGAGPYLSHDTVRAAMIVRLNQLLAGGSGMHPDIVEAISKSLSHDDLPRVHASSAIGTADLSQFAEIALGLMGEADLESGRRDPLWRPHPGDALALISTNAMGVARGIAACQAMERYIAHYEAVAALSLIATRGSTEAFDEFVHASRPQPHQASTAARIRSLVRDHQWTPRRVQDSYGFRALPQVLGPAQHALESYSAALDIELNSAAENPVVSVDRDDVFHNANFHAQALALACDHTKLALFGVANLSIRRLANLTEPSFTGLDPFLAVGPAGSSGVMLLEYIAAASLARSRNSAAPATLGTVTISRGTEDHASFHSQAVEQMQDCIQSANEMLGCELVAAVRALRILDVSLDPETPLGAYLQRVSSVLDPNSLDRPLTQDLESAVDFLTQSHGLKGI, encoded by the coding sequence GTGCACGACACCAATGCAGGCCAAAACTTGACCGGAAAAGATCTGACAGCTCTCGCGGCGAATTCCATGAGCCCGTTCGAGTTGGATGCGGCCTCCCTGGATCTCATGGAACGGTCGTGGAAGACGGCGACGAGTGCAGCCGGACGTCGGCAGGTCTACGGCCGGACGACCGGAGTCGGAGCCAACCGAGAGGTGCAGATCGATCAAGCCCTCGAACAGGATCTCCGGCTGCTGCGCAGTCACGCGACCGGTGCCGGGCCTTATCTCTCCCATGACACCGTCCGCGCTGCGATGATCGTGCGGCTGAACCAGTTGCTGGCCGGCGGCTCGGGCATGCACCCGGACATCGTCGAGGCGATCTCGAAGTCGCTCAGCCACGACGACCTGCCGCGGGTACACGCTTCAAGCGCCATCGGAACCGCGGATCTCAGTCAGTTCGCCGAGATCGCGCTGGGCCTCATGGGCGAGGCCGACCTCGAGAGCGGTCGACGGGACCCGCTCTGGCGCCCCCACCCCGGCGATGCGCTGGCGCTCATCTCGACAAATGCCATGGGCGTCGCCCGCGGTATCGCCGCCTGCCAGGCGATGGAGCGCTACATCGCGCACTACGAGGCTGTCGCCGCGTTGTCGCTGATCGCGACTCGCGGCTCGACCGAGGCGTTCGACGAGTTCGTCCATGCGTCGCGCCCGCAACCACACCAGGCGTCGACGGCGGCAAGGATCCGGTCTCTCGTCAGGGACCACCAGTGGACCCCACGGCGGGTGCAGGATTCGTACGGGTTCCGGGCTCTACCGCAGGTTCTCGGCCCCGCACAACACGCCCTCGAATCCTATTCGGCTGCACTGGATATCGAGTTGAACTCGGCAGCCGAGAACCCGGTGGTCAGTGTCGATCGAGACGATGTCTTCCACAACGCGAACTTCCATGCGCAGGCCCTCGCCCTCGCATGCGACCACACCAAACTCGCCCTCTTCGGCGTCGCGAATCTGTCGATTCGGCGACTGGCGAACCTCACCGAGCCCTCGTTCACGGGCCTGGATCCGTTCCTGGCGGTCGGGCCGGCCGGTAGCAGCGGGGTCATGTTGCTCGAGTACATCGCGGCGGCATCCCTGGCGAGGTCTCGGAACTCGGCGGCCCCGGCGACCCTCGGGACCGTCACCATCTCACGCGGAACCGAGGATCACGCGAGCTTCCACTCGCAAGCTGTCGAGCAAATGCAGGACTGCATTCAGTCTGCAAACGAGATGCTCGGGTGCGAACTCGTCGCCGCGGTGCGGGCACTTCGAATCCTCGATGTTTCGCTCGACCCGGAAACTCCGCTCGGTGCTTACCTCCAGAGAGTTTCGAGCGTTCTCGATCCGAACAGCCTCGACCGTCCACTCACCCAGGACCTCGAGAGCGCGGTCGACTTCCTGACCCAGTCTCATGGACTGAAAGGCATTTGA
- a CDS encoding MBL fold metallo-hydrolase, translating to MSGTFRVEQVVVTGLSERCRITPAKSAATNCWLVGDDTDVVVVDAAGGPEEIAAAVGDRSVVAVICTHGSSSHFAAAVDVACGLYAPVLLHPADDVLWQGFHGDHRYWRLDDGQRIAVAGEEIQVVHTPSPTAGAVSLYVARLGALLSGDALERRRPADGRGQRRVPTLVHEALRSLPYDTRVHPGHGDRFALGHALHSPADRFAERSA from the coding sequence ATGAGCGGTACATTTCGGGTCGAGCAGGTTGTCGTCACCGGGTTGTCGGAGCGGTGCCGAATCACTCCCGCGAAGTCGGCCGCAACGAATTGTTGGCTGGTGGGCGATGATACGGACGTCGTCGTCGTCGATGCGGCCGGTGGTCCCGAGGAGATCGCTGCTGCCGTGGGTGACCGATCGGTGGTCGCGGTGATCTGCACGCACGGGAGCAGTTCCCACTTCGCCGCGGCGGTCGATGTGGCGTGCGGCTTGTACGCCCCGGTTCTGTTGCATCCGGCCGACGACGTTCTGTGGCAGGGGTTCCACGGCGACCACCGCTACTGGCGACTCGACGACGGACAGCGTATTGCGGTGGCCGGCGAAGAGATCCAGGTGGTGCACACCCCTTCCCCTACGGCCGGGGCGGTGTCCCTGTACGTTGCCCGTCTGGGCGCCCTGCTCTCCGGTGATGCTCTGGAGAGGCGCCGGCCGGCCGACGGGCGAGGGCAGCGTCGAGTCCCCACCCTGGTTCACGAAGCCCTCCGGAGCCTTCCGTACGACACGCGTGTCCACCCCGGGCACGGTGACCGTTTCGCGCTCGGCCACGCATTGCATTCACCGGCAGATCGATTCGCCGAGCGGAGTGCATGA
- a CDS encoding NAD-glutamate dehydrogenase domain-containing protein — MRPVGIGDMSGHVLDDGMLCSKYIRLVGAFVHRHVLLDPDQRPLAVGAEVTGR, encoded by the coding sequence GTGCGGCCGGTCGGCATCGGTGACATGAGCGGCCACGTCCTCGATGACGGAATGTTGTGCAGCAAGTACATTCGGCTTGTCGGGGCGTTCGTTCACCGACACGTCCTCCTCGATCCTGATCAGCGACCGCTCGCCGTCGGGGCCGAGGTCACCGGTCGGTAG
- a CDS encoding HpcH/HpaI aldolase/citrate lyase family protein has product MVAPRDARSWLLVPGTRTHELEARVPGDGPDALVFDLEDGVVPEDRPRARDEIHNWASNGGKAWIRVNPAATADWQLDLDFAAHCPGILGVVLAKAEDPAEIDATAAGLGDFAGGVIALIESATGVLNAVSIARANALTRLAFGSGDFRHDTAATDDSATVMGARSHLVLASRSAGLPAPIDGPSLASDTDGLRSYCRRSVANGMGGMLCVKPDHIRMINTEFAPSTEEVQRARELLANRTDSIDGSYLPRLRAAEAILDRARKYRIDILEGAGV; this is encoded by the coding sequence GTGGTTGCTCCACGCGACGCGCGTTCGTGGCTGCTGGTGCCAGGAACGCGCACGCACGAACTCGAAGCGAGGGTTCCAGGGGATGGCCCTGATGCTCTCGTCTTCGATCTCGAGGACGGTGTCGTTCCCGAGGACAGGCCACGTGCTCGCGACGAGATCCACAACTGGGCATCAAATGGTGGGAAGGCCTGGATCCGGGTGAATCCGGCTGCCACCGCGGATTGGCAACTCGACCTCGACTTCGCGGCCCACTGCCCGGGGATTCTCGGGGTCGTACTGGCGAAGGCCGAGGACCCGGCCGAGATCGACGCGACCGCGGCCGGGCTCGGCGACTTCGCCGGAGGTGTGATCGCCCTGATCGAGTCCGCGACAGGGGTTCTGAACGCGGTATCGATCGCGCGTGCGAACGCGTTGACCCGCTTGGCGTTCGGCAGCGGCGACTTCCGCCACGACACGGCGGCGACGGACGACTCCGCCACGGTCATGGGGGCGCGGTCGCACCTCGTTCTGGCCAGTCGATCGGCCGGACTCCCCGCGCCGATCGACGGGCCGTCCCTCGCATCGGACACGGACGGGCTTCGTAGCTACTGCCGCCGGTCCGTGGCAAATGGGATGGGCGGCATGCTCTGTGTGAAGCCGGACCACATTCGGATGATCAACACCGAGTTTGCGCCCAGCACGGAAGAAGTGCAGCGCGCCAGGGAACTCCTCGCCAACCGCACCGACAGCATCGACGGAAGCTATCTTCCCCGTCTGCGCGCGGCCGAGGCGATCCTCGACCGCGCCCGGAAGTACCGCATCGACATCCTCGAAGGGGCCGGGGTGTAG
- the hutC gene encoding histidine utilization repressor, with translation MAVVDVDAELAALFGEAGGESVPAYERVKKLVAEQIRSGRWSEGDQLPSENQFVNALGLSRMTINRALRELTSDGLIVRMMGIGTFVASTKTPSPLFEVKNIADEIQERGHRHRTEVVFVREEETDHSQVFLRDALGARVFHSVLVHYEDDTPIQVEDRLVNPSEAPDYLDQDFTKITPNDYLSRVAPLVRGEHVVEAVLASAEECRLLRIDRGEPCLLIRRRTWSEHGLVSAARLIHPGSRNRLEGAFNR, from the coding sequence ATGGCAGTGGTTGACGTCGACGCGGAACTCGCCGCGCTGTTCGGCGAGGCCGGCGGCGAGTCCGTGCCCGCGTACGAACGGGTCAAGAAGCTGGTCGCGGAGCAGATCCGTTCGGGCCGTTGGTCCGAGGGTGATCAGTTGCCGTCCGAGAACCAGTTCGTAAACGCGCTGGGCCTGTCCCGGATGACGATCAACCGCGCGCTGCGTGAGCTGACGAGTGACGGCCTGATCGTGCGGATGATGGGTATCGGCACGTTCGTCGCCAGCACCAAGACCCCGTCTCCGCTGTTCGAGGTCAAGAACATCGCCGACGAGATCCAGGAGCGTGGTCACCGGCACCGCACCGAGGTCGTCTTCGTCCGGGAGGAGGAGACCGACCACTCGCAGGTGTTCCTCCGGGATGCGCTCGGTGCCAGGGTGTTTCACTCGGTGCTCGTGCACTACGAGGACGACACGCCGATTCAGGTGGAGGATCGTCTGGTGAATCCGTCCGAGGCGCCCGACTACCTCGACCAGGACTTCACCAAGATCACACCGAACGACTACCTCAGTCGCGTCGCGCCCCTCGTGCGCGGTGAGCACGTCGTCGAGGCCGTCCTCGCCAGCGCGGAGGAATGCCGCCTGCTCCGGATCGACCGCGGCGAACCGTGCCTTCTGATCCGACGCCGGACCTGGTCCGAGCACGGGTTGGTGAGTGCGGCGCGCCTGATCCACCCGGGATCCCGCAACCGCCTCGAGGGTGCGTTCAATCGCTGA
- a CDS encoding MFS transporter yields MSENSVITEPSDTPAQPTALDQIPFSRFHAKITAMTLGANFSDGYTLGIIGAILPTISTQMGLSSFWEGMIASSALIGLFLGSMILGRVGDIIGRQRLYVLNFVLIAAVSLMQLWTPNVLVLFVLRVLIGFGLGADYAVGPTLMSEFAPRKQRGAMLASLTVAWTVGYVAANVIATYLNTGDDSWRWLLASGAIPAVIVLVVRIGTPESPGWLISKGRVDEARAIVRRCFGVELDTTTVAQQEEFTAYKELFSPTYRKRTWFAVLFYSALVLPYFAIYTFVPTILSGLNVADADLQYLILNIFLLIGGIAGIWFVAKMPRRSFTIWSFGVLAVSLVALGALSEMSVIAMMIPFVIYTFVMSAASNITQVYPAELFPTSLRASGVGLANGLSRIASAAGTFLLPVSLTSWGISATMYWLAGVLLLGMLISIRWAPETKSQHLV; encoded by the coding sequence ATGTCCGAAAACTCAGTGATCACCGAGCCCAGCGACACGCCCGCCCAACCAACCGCGCTCGACCAAATTCCGTTCAGCCGATTTCACGCCAAGATCACCGCGATGACACTCGGCGCCAATTTCTCCGACGGCTACACGCTCGGAATCATCGGCGCGATCCTGCCCACCATCAGCACGCAAATGGGACTCTCCTCCTTCTGGGAAGGGATGATCGCCAGCTCCGCCCTGATCGGCCTGTTCCTCGGAAGCATGATCCTGGGAAGAGTCGGAGACATCATCGGGCGGCAACGCCTCTACGTGCTCAACTTCGTGCTGATCGCAGCGGTGTCGCTGATGCAGCTGTGGACTCCCAACGTGCTGGTGCTGTTCGTCCTGCGCGTTCTCATCGGCTTCGGACTGGGCGCCGACTATGCAGTCGGGCCCACCCTGATGTCGGAGTTCGCGCCGCGCAAGCAGCGCGGGGCCATGCTCGCGTCGCTCACCGTCGCTTGGACCGTCGGCTACGTCGCCGCCAATGTGATCGCCACCTACCTCAACACCGGCGACGACTCGTGGCGCTGGCTCCTGGCCAGCGGCGCGATCCCCGCAGTGATCGTGCTGGTCGTCCGCATCGGCACACCCGAATCGCCCGGATGGCTGATCAGCAAGGGACGGGTCGACGAAGCACGCGCGATCGTCCGCCGCTGCTTCGGAGTGGAACTGGATACCACCACAGTCGCGCAGCAAGAGGAATTCACCGCGTACAAGGAACTCTTCAGCCCGACCTACCGGAAGCGCACCTGGTTCGCCGTTCTCTTCTACAGCGCACTGGTGCTCCCCTACTTCGCGATCTACACGTTCGTTCCCACGATCCTGTCGGGGCTCAATGTCGCGGACGCCGATCTCCAGTACCTGATCCTCAACATCTTCCTCCTCATCGGAGGCATCGCCGGAATCTGGTTCGTCGCCAAGATGCCGCGGCGCTCGTTCACCATTTGGTCCTTCGGTGTCCTCGCCGTCTCGCTCGTGGCACTGGGTGCGCTGAGCGAGATGTCGGTCATCGCGATGATGATTCCGTTCGTCATCTACACATTCGTGATGTCGGCCGCGTCGAACATCACGCAGGTGTATCCCGCCGAGCTGTTCCCCACGAGCCTCAGGGCCTCCGGCGTCGGATTGGCCAACGGGCTCAGCCGAATCGCCTCGGCCGCCGGCACCTTCCTCCTCCCTGTCAGCCTGACGAGCTGGGGAATCTCCGCCACGATGTACTGGCTCGCCGGGGTACTGCTGCTCGGCATGCTGATCTCCATCCGATGGGCACCCGAGACCAAATCACAGCACCTGGTTTGA
- a CDS encoding LysR family transcriptional regulator has translation MNRPPWTSIEFRHFLALAEVNRTGSFTAAANALGYTQSAISQQIKKLESVVGRRLVDRPTTTLHSVTLTDEGKILLEHAKAIQARLDTAWADLNASAEGAVGTLRVGSYESVGTKILPHTLKLFKKDWPRIDVVLEEHDDDEILLQRVEGGELDLTFMVFPLTPGPFESAELLVDPYVLVMPEDSSVVTGDVPMQLDRVSDLPLIAYGKLRGIHDIAARLGRPSLDDQVVFRSNDNGTIMGMVAEGLGAAVMPRLSVDANHSGFRMVDLDRVSPRIIGIAWHRGRRITAAMQSFISAAQSSAGLLAT, from the coding sequence ATGAACAGGCCGCCGTGGACGTCGATCGAATTTCGACACTTCCTCGCGTTGGCCGAAGTGAATCGGACGGGTTCGTTCACGGCCGCCGCCAACGCCCTCGGGTACACCCAATCCGCGATCAGTCAGCAGATAAAGAAGCTCGAGTCCGTGGTGGGGCGGCGTCTGGTCGATCGTCCCACGACCACCCTCCATTCGGTCACGTTGACCGACGAGGGAAAGATCCTGTTGGAACACGCGAAAGCGATCCAGGCGCGGCTCGACACGGCGTGGGCCGATCTCAACGCGTCGGCCGAGGGCGCCGTCGGAACGCTGCGAGTCGGTAGTTACGAGAGCGTCGGCACCAAAATCCTTCCGCACACTCTGAAGCTGTTCAAGAAGGACTGGCCCCGGATAGACGTCGTGCTCGAGGAGCACGACGACGACGAGATCCTCCTCCAGCGGGTCGAGGGCGGCGAGTTGGATCTGACCTTCATGGTCTTTCCCCTGACGCCGGGTCCATTCGAATCCGCTGAGCTGCTTGTCGATCCGTACGTTCTCGTGATGCCCGAGGACTCGTCGGTCGTGACCGGGGACGTCCCGATGCAACTCGACCGGGTATCCGACCTTCCCCTGATCGCGTATGGAAAGCTGCGCGGGATCCATGACATCGCCGCGCGGCTCGGACGCCCCAGTCTGGACGATCAAGTCGTCTTCCGCAGCAACGACAACGGCACGATCATGGGCATGGTCGCGGAGGGCTTGGGCGCGGCAGTCATGCCGCGACTGTCAGTGGACGCCAACCACTCCGGATTCCGGATGGTCGACTTGGACCGGGTGAGTCCCAGGATCATCGGGATCGCCTGGCATCGAGGTCGGCGGATCACCGCCGCCATGCAGTCGTTCATCTCGGCGGCACAGAGCAGCGCGGGTCTGCTCGCAACGTAG